Proteins found in one Macrobrachium nipponense isolate FS-2020 chromosome 35, ASM1510439v2, whole genome shotgun sequence genomic segment:
- the LOC135208844 gene encoding uncharacterized protein LOC135208844 isoform X6 — MQLPPPPPAWLPDELRRLEEAPQSSYNSVWNEIRDYSNAAPSFPVESASRQTCPWYEMPCSIFCRSKSEEPVTNNLMAKVKDMQNTGADPSVMVKVEASKFCGFCKNNGAREKLYMSHCLRDSSGRLACDVLRNYVCPICGATGDDAHTVNYCPQKNQNKNAVPLAIKLRKTKRNATTFRSTSSRNERWPHSFVQHCYSGVLVVANLLAST; from the exons ATGCAGTTACCTCCCCCACCACCTGCTTGGCTACCAGACGAATTGCGTAGGCTTGAAGAGGCTCCACAAAGTTCATATAATAGTGTTTGGAATGAAATTAGAGATTACTCTAATGCTGCGCCATCTTTTCCAGTAGAGAGTG CTAGCCGTCAGACATGCCCATGGTATGAAATGCCTTGCAGCATCTTCTGCAGAAGTAAATCGGAAGAACCGGTTACAAACAACTTGATGGCAAAAGTTAAAGACATGCAAAATACAGGAGCAGATCCT TCAGTAATGGTAAAAGTGGAGGCTTCAAAATTTTGTGGATTCTGCAAAAACAATGGGGCCAGGGAGAAATTATACATGAGCCACTGCCTCAG GGACTCAAGTGGTAGGTTGGCATGTGACGTCTTGCGAAATTATGTTTGTCCGATATGTGGTGCAACTGGAGATGATGCCCACACAGTTAACTATTGTCCACAGAAGAATCAAAACAAAAACGCAGTCCCTTTGGCAATAAAATTGAGAAAGACTAAAAGAAATGCTACTACTTTTAGGAGTACTTCTTCTAG aaatgaGAGATGGCCCCACAGTTTTGTTCAGCACTGTTACAGTGGCGTTCTTGTTGTAGCGAACTTATTGGCATCTACTTAA
- the LOC135208844 gene encoding uncharacterized protein LOC135208844 isoform X3: protein MLPRRYDLLDKMQLPPPPPAWLPDELRRLEEAPQSSYNSVWNEIRDYSNAAPSFPVESASRQTCPWYEMPCSIFCRSKSEEPVTNNLMAKVKDMQNTGADPSVMVKVEASKFCGFCKNNGAREKLYMSHCLRDSSGRLACDVLRNYVCPICGATGDDAHTVNYCPQKNQNKNAVPLAIKLRKTKRNATTFRSTSSRNERWPHSFVQHCYSGVLVVANLLAST, encoded by the exons GTATGATTTGCTGGATAAGATGCAGTTACCTCCCCCACCACCTGCTTGGCTACCAGACGAATTGCGTAGGCTTGAAGAGGCTCCACAAAGTTCATATAATAGTGTTTGGAATGAAATTAGAGATTACTCTAATGCTGCGCCATCTTTTCCAGTAGAGAGTG CTAGCCGTCAGACATGCCCATGGTATGAAATGCCTTGCAGCATCTTCTGCAGAAGTAAATCGGAAGAACCGGTTACAAACAACTTGATGGCAAAAGTTAAAGACATGCAAAATACAGGAGCAGATCCT TCAGTAATGGTAAAAGTGGAGGCTTCAAAATTTTGTGGATTCTGCAAAAACAATGGGGCCAGGGAGAAATTATACATGAGCCACTGCCTCAG GGACTCAAGTGGTAGGTTGGCATGTGACGTCTTGCGAAATTATGTTTGTCCGATATGTGGTGCAACTGGAGATGATGCCCACACAGTTAACTATTGTCCACAGAAGAATCAAAACAAAAACGCAGTCCCTTTGGCAATAAAATTGAGAAAGACTAAAAGAAATGCTACTACTTTTAGGAGTACTTCTTCTAG aaatgaGAGATGGCCCCACAGTTTTGTTCAGCACTGTTACAGTGGCGTTCTTGTTGTAGCGAACTTATTGGCATCTACTTAA
- the LOC135208844 gene encoding uncharacterized protein LOC135208844 isoform X2 — MILECSSGIGYDLLDKMQLPPPPPAWLPDELRRLEEAPQSSYNSVWNEIRDYSNAAPSFPVESASRQTCPWYEMPCSIFCRSKSEEPVTNNLMAKVKDMQNTGADPSVMVKVEASKFCGFCKNNGAREKLYMSHCLRDSSGRLACDVLRNYVCPICGATGDDAHTVNYCPQKNQNKNAVPLAIKLRKTKRNATTFRSTSSRNERWPHSFVQHCYSGVLVVANLLAST; from the exons GTATGATTTGCTGGATAAGATGCAGTTACCTCCCCCACCACCTGCTTGGCTACCAGACGAATTGCGTAGGCTTGAAGAGGCTCCACAAAGTTCATATAATAGTGTTTGGAATGAAATTAGAGATTACTCTAATGCTGCGCCATCTTTTCCAGTAGAGAGTG CTAGCCGTCAGACATGCCCATGGTATGAAATGCCTTGCAGCATCTTCTGCAGAAGTAAATCGGAAGAACCGGTTACAAACAACTTGATGGCAAAAGTTAAAGACATGCAAAATACAGGAGCAGATCCT TCAGTAATGGTAAAAGTGGAGGCTTCAAAATTTTGTGGATTCTGCAAAAACAATGGGGCCAGGGAGAAATTATACATGAGCCACTGCCTCAG GGACTCAAGTGGTAGGTTGGCATGTGACGTCTTGCGAAATTATGTTTGTCCGATATGTGGTGCAACTGGAGATGATGCCCACACAGTTAACTATTGTCCACAGAAGAATCAAAACAAAAACGCAGTCCCTTTGGCAATAAAATTGAGAAAGACTAAAAGAAATGCTACTACTTTTAGGAGTACTTCTTCTAG aaatgaGAGATGGCCCCACAGTTTTGTTCAGCACTGTTACAGTGGCGTTCTTGTTGTAGCGAACTTATTGGCATCTACTTAA